In Prochlorococcus marinus str. MIT 1214, one DNA window encodes the following:
- a CDS encoding methyltransferase family protein translates to MKLNKGNLFKDIKTILSKWGFSKKGLLNNTKGEWYLFSQIFLILLHLIPPYPKIEHITYSINTFCTILGLAISIQGLFIAIRAFIDLGENLTPLPYPMNESSLIKNNSYQSVRHPLYKGLLYISLGICILSLSLLHLSLLISLAYILRVKALKEEERLKIKFPEYKKYMKEVPAIIKKIKYLDWRY, encoded by the coding sequence ATGAAGCTAAATAAAGGAAATCTCTTTAAGGATATTAAAACTATCTTATCAAAATGGGGATTTAGCAAGAAGGGGCTACTGAATAATACAAAAGGAGAGTGGTATTTATTTTCTCAAATATTTTTAATCCTCCTACATTTAATACCTCCCTACCCCAAAATAGAGCACATAACATATTCAATAAATACTTTTTGTACAATTCTTGGATTAGCAATTTCAATTCAAGGTCTATTCATTGCCATTAGAGCTTTCATAGATTTAGGAGAAAATCTTACACCACTTCCTTATCCAATGAATGAATCGAGTCTGATAAAAAATAATTCATACCAAAGTGTTCGGCATCCTCTTTATAAGGGGTTATTATATATTTCATTAGGAATATGTATTTTATCATTGAGTTTACTACATCTATCTCTACTCATTTCATTAGCTTATATTTTAAGAGTAAAAGCCTTAAAGGAAGAAGAAAGACTAAAAATTAAATTTCCTGAATACAAAAAATATATGAAAGAAGTGCCAGCTATTATAAAAAAAATAAAATATTTAGATTGGAGATACTGA
- the crtH gene encoding carotenoid isomerase, with the protein MTQLTKKTKASCNWDSIVIGSGLGGLVTASQLASKGAKVLVLEQYKIPGGSGGSFKRKGFTFDVGASMIFGFGKKGYTNLLTRALNDVGQECETVPDPTQLAYHLPNHLEITVDRDYTKFITKLIDLFPHEEKGINYFYETCWDVFNCLNSMPLLSIEDPGYLMKVFFKSPLSCLGLARWLPVNAGDVARRHIKDPALLKFIDIECFCWSVMPADLTPMINAGMVFSDRHYGGINYPKGGVGIIAEKLVKGIEKFKGEVRYRTKVKKIIFENEKAIGVSLDNGEEIFGKTIVSNATRWDTFGGQGINDPLVEPGKTPTAETKWNNRYIPSPSFLSLHLGVSKNSIPSNTHCHHLLLDKWEKMEQEQGVTFLSIPTLLDPSLAPSDSHIVHAFTPSSMDYWEGLSNKEYLDKKKEDGEKLISKLEKLFPNLSQNILHKEIGSPRTHKRFLSRNKGSYGPIPSMRLPGLLPMPFNTTKIKGLYCVGDSSFPGQGLNAVAFSGYACAHKIGSKLGMNKWELPE; encoded by the coding sequence TGGTGGTTCATTTAAAAGAAAAGGATTTACGTTTGATGTTGGAGCATCAATGATTTTCGGCTTTGGTAAAAAGGGGTACACCAATTTGCTAACACGAGCCCTCAATGATGTTGGGCAAGAATGTGAAACGGTCCCAGACCCAACACAATTGGCATATCATCTACCTAATCATTTAGAAATTACAGTTGATAGAGATTATACAAAATTCATTACTAAGCTAATTGATTTATTTCCCCATGAAGAGAAAGGAATAAATTATTTCTACGAAACATGCTGGGATGTATTTAATTGTCTGAATTCGATGCCATTACTTTCAATAGAGGACCCAGGATATCTAATGAAAGTTTTTTTCAAATCACCCTTATCATGCCTAGGCCTCGCTAGATGGTTACCAGTTAATGCGGGAGATGTTGCTAGACGACATATCAAAGATCCCGCACTTTTAAAATTTATAGATATTGAATGTTTTTGCTGGTCAGTCATGCCCGCCGACTTAACACCTATGATAAATGCAGGAATGGTTTTTTCTGATAGACATTATGGGGGTATTAACTATCCAAAAGGAGGTGTTGGTATTATTGCAGAAAAGTTAGTTAAAGGAATTGAAAAATTCAAAGGAGAAGTTAGGTATAGAACTAAAGTTAAAAAAATAATTTTTGAGAACGAAAAGGCAATAGGTGTTTCATTAGATAATGGTGAAGAAATTTTTGGTAAAACAATAGTCTCTAATGCCACAAGATGGGATACATTTGGTGGCCAAGGAATCAATGATCCACTTGTTGAGCCAGGCAAAACTCCAACAGCTGAGACAAAATGGAATAATAGATACATTCCTTCTCCTTCATTTTTATCCCTTCATTTGGGAGTAAGTAAAAACTCAATTCCTTCGAATACACATTGCCATCACTTACTTCTCGATAAATGGGAAAAAATGGAACAAGAACAAGGAGTTACTTTTCTATCAATCCCTACTCTATTAGATCCATCATTAGCACCTTCAGATAGCCATATTGTTCATGCCTTTACTCCTTCTTCAATGGATTATTGGGAGGGATTAAGCAACAAAGAATATCTTGACAAGAAAAAAGAAGATGGAGAAAAACTTATATCTAAGTTAGAAAAATTGTTTCCAAACCTTAGTCAAAATATTTTACATAAAGAGATAGGTAGTCCAAGAACACATAAAAGGTTTCTTTCTAGAAATAAAGGCAGTTATGGGCCAATACCTTCAATGAGATTACCTGGTCTTCTTCCTATGCCATTTAATACTACAAAGATAAAAGGACTCTATTGTGTTGGTGATTCTTCTTTCCCGGGTCAAGGATTAAATGCAGTGGCCTTTAGCGGCTATGCCTGTGCTCACAAAATAGGATCAAAGCTTGGGATGAACAAATGGGAGCTTCCTGAATAA
- a CDS encoding DUF6761 family protein: MTSFDTPEAIKHFQSICDACQELISRYHSPSELRIYADGYLHSLRNCKRLGSRDQEKLEALIDRWIMDPSSFIGPDGDINNLFFQKET, translated from the coding sequence ATGACATCTTTTGATACTCCAGAAGCAATAAAACACTTTCAATCAATTTGTGATGCCTGTCAGGAGCTAATAAGTCGATACCACAGTCCTTCTGAGCTTAGGATCTATGCAGACGGATATTTGCATTCTCTCAGGAATTGCAAGAGATTAGGCTCTAGGGATCAAGAGAAGTTAGAAGCATTAATTGATAGATGGATAATGGATCCTTCAAGCTTTATTGGTCCTGATGGCGATATTAATAACCTCTTTTTTCAAAAAGAAACCTAG
- the grxD gene encoding Grx4 family monothiol glutaredoxin translates to MDSTIRSKIELLINSKPIFVFMKGNKLMPQCGFSNNVVQILNSLGMSFETFDVLSDMEIREGIKEYSNWPTIPQVYVKGEFIGGSDILISMYNSGELKEKLEIALAS, encoded by the coding sequence ATGGATTCCACAATTCGTTCAAAAATCGAACTCTTAATAAATTCAAAACCAATATTTGTTTTCATGAAAGGTAATAAGTTAATGCCCCAATGTGGTTTTTCAAACAATGTTGTTCAAATCCTCAATTCATTGGGAATGAGCTTTGAGACTTTTGATGTACTTTCAGATATGGAGATTCGAGAAGGGATTAAAGAATATTCAAATTGGCCGACAATTCCTCAAGTTTATGTAAAGGGGGAATTTATTGGCGGATCCGATATTTTGATAAGCATGTATAACTCTGGAGAATTGAAGGAAAAATTAGAAATTGCACTAGCTTCATAA
- a CDS encoding response regulator transcription factor, which yields MTLIPADQLATEQIQGSSSGSSPTQATTQSPSKVLVVEPHPTLRTVLVQRLRQDGQLAAAVGSAEEAVDLCRDQSPDLLVSAEILEKSSALRLAQQLGCSVIVLTARTGVEPVVGLLDDGADDVLRKPFGLEELAARCRTLLKRGRIGLQERVAVGPLEVHLLLRQVTLREKPVELSPREFALLCALLMPPGMVRSRHELLRMAWPPFSGGPRSVDTQVLTLRRKLEQAGLGDGGGITTVRQQGYRFSLDNLPS from the coding sequence GTGACATTAATACCTGCAGATCAGCTTGCTACTGAGCAAATTCAAGGATCCTCCTCAGGTTCTTCCCCTACTCAAGCAACCACGCAATCACCTTCAAAGGTGCTTGTTGTCGAACCACATCCGACTCTCAGAACTGTTTTGGTTCAGAGATTAAGGCAAGATGGACAATTGGCAGCAGCAGTAGGTTCTGCTGAGGAGGCAGTTGATCTTTGTAGGGATCAATCTCCAGATTTATTAGTTAGTGCAGAGATATTGGAAAAAAGTTCAGCTCTTCGACTTGCACAACAGTTGGGATGTTCAGTGATTGTCTTAACAGCAAGAACGGGAGTTGAACCCGTAGTAGGACTTTTAGATGACGGAGCTGATGATGTTTTAAGGAAACCCTTTGGCTTAGAGGAATTAGCTGCTAGATGCAGGACATTACTTAAACGAGGAAGAATTGGTTTACAGGAACGTGTCGCTGTTGGTCCACTTGAGGTTCATCTGCTTCTCAGACAGGTCACGTTGCGAGAAAAACCTGTAGAATTAAGTCCTAGGGAATTTGCTTTGTTGTGTGCCTTGTTGATGCCACCTGGCATGGTAAGAAGTCGTCATGAGCTACTTCGAATGGCTTGGCCTCCATTTAGTGGAGGTCCTCGTTCTGTTGATACACAAGTTTTGACGCTTAGAAGAAAACTAGAACAAGCAGGCCTAGGTGATGGCGGTGGAATAACAACAGTTCGACAGCAAGGTTATAGATTTAGTCTTGATAATTTGCCTTCGTAG
- a CDS encoding pyridoxine 5'-phosphate synthase — protein sequence MASLGVNIDHIANVREARKTFEPDPVKMVLLAELGGADGITVHLREDRRHIQDRDLNLLKETVHTRLNLEMAATEEMTSIALNLKPEMVTLVPEKREEVTTEGGLDVIKHKNKLKEIIQRLSDENIPVSLFVDPVQAQLENCAEVNAAWIELHTGKYAITKNNARDLELSILQESTAKAKSYGLRVNAGHGLTYQNVEPIAAIEGIEELNIGHTIISRALSVGLSQAVKEMKCLIINPRKDNFLL from the coding sequence ATGGCAAGTCTTGGTGTAAACATTGATCACATAGCAAATGTCCGAGAAGCTCGTAAGACATTTGAACCTGATCCAGTAAAAATGGTTCTTTTAGCGGAATTAGGTGGGGCTGACGGCATAACAGTTCATCTAAGAGAAGATAGAAGGCATATTCAAGATAGAGATCTAAATCTTCTAAAAGAGACTGTGCATACGCGACTAAATCTGGAAATGGCTGCAACTGAAGAAATGACTTCAATAGCACTTAATCTCAAGCCAGAGATGGTTACATTAGTTCCTGAAAAAAGGGAAGAGGTCACTACAGAAGGAGGACTCGATGTCATTAAACACAAAAACAAATTAAAGGAAATAATCCAACGTCTTTCAGATGAGAATATTCCGGTTAGTCTTTTTGTTGATCCAGTTCAAGCTCAATTAGAAAATTGTGCTGAAGTAAATGCCGCCTGGATTGAACTGCACACAGGTAAATATGCAATCACAAAAAACAATGCAAGAGATTTGGAATTATCCATTCTTCAAGAGAGTACAGCCAAAGCAAAATCCTATGGTTTGAGAGTAAACGCAGGGCATGGATTGACATATCAAAACGTTGAACCGATAGCAGCTATTGAAGGGATTGAAGAATTAAATATTGGCCATACAATTATTTCTAGAGCCCTTTCAGTAGGTTTATCTCAGGCAGTAAAAGAAATGAAATGCCTAATCATCAATCCAAGGAAAGACAACTTCTTACTTTAA
- a CDS encoding BolA family protein, whose protein sequence is MITAQEVTLLIKQSLPDAHVDVIDMGGGDHLEVNVVSEEFFGLSLVQQHQLVYGALKNELKTETIHALALKTSTPQ, encoded by the coding sequence ATGATTACAGCCCAAGAAGTTACTCTTTTAATTAAGCAATCACTTCCCGATGCTCACGTTGATGTAATAGATATGGGCGGTGGTGATCATCTTGAAGTCAATGTTGTATCTGAAGAATTCTTTGGCCTATCTCTTGTACAACAACATCAACTTGTTTATGGTGCGTTAAAAAATGAATTGAAAACAGAAACAATTCATGCTTTGGCCTTGAAAACCTCAACTCCTCAATAA
- a CDS encoding exodeoxyribonuclease V subunit gamma, producing the protein MLTIYRSNKAEWLAEILGQELRLNPPEITEEVNIIVSTWPSSRWLGEKLSIINNINALVKYPFPGTYLKRLVKGIIGIDPNEQDPWEKNHLVWNILELLPELMKKEEAQLIRSWINISEKENKHINLNLWDLANNIAEIFDDYILYRPEIIKQWLSKKAKINCREISVNKNILWQEVLFNLLYKKINKDPFCIQVEKAIKCLKKDDISKLDYPKNLYIYGLSTLAPLQIDLIQALSKVINIKIYLISPCNDLWQRCEARRLKFRNTWNTPPDRQWLLESPRLEAFLGRMGAEFQQLLEGSGEYQLGDRNEEDIFSLTANIATNKGAKPNLLEQLQQELLSTKSESILTKEKSDKSLLFLKAPGKYRQVELIRDHILQLFANDKELKPRDILIMTPQVDSYASIFTSVFNNIDKNTTQLPWVITDRSQEDKVGLIHFVLNLLEISASRLTASTFENLLTNPALQTQQNISIDEVNDITKSLQSAGFTWGLDSSERFGEEAHSLCWCLERFLLGLVLPDDPFNGIRNISPYSENISSTEFIKAWGILSKICNYIDAIRCKRSCKEWIKLITSLIKDLFGDGGEWAWEEKQLLTIVNYWGLITDNCELEIECLVVKDIITKALSASNGKFGHRTGKITISALEPMRAIPHKIIIVMGLESRTFPRIDNRRSFNLLERKRELGDPNQYDKDRYTLLEALISTRHNLLFSWNSKDEKTGEDLEPPSPIQQWLNYLKIKLGANTYQDILIEPPANPLDHLNFIKTENSQIMSCDRKNLETREWLEKAIPTKNISLALPIKWKELNVSVLKSYSFEKTKEWLLNPQITWLKENEIQSKEFVNLMEDNDLLELTELERYKLLKHRLENSDLVKINGTKNNSNYWKKTYSGKGVFPPKSSGLIEEELLEERWNNLISAICANGEITKKSIEMQELEGEFYFGGKNLIQIEIGSLKYKTLMNGWLNHLYLSANSSFNCKTLIISRKKCYGKKIDFEVSKEILPINTKEATETLRQIHQLAASGRNTCWPIPPESGMAYAIATKDKNKNEQDLFQKRWEGDLYMQGERETLTMELCFGKKCKASTFLDNESFHNILMSLYEPLLKRTN; encoded by the coding sequence TTGCTAACAATTTATCGAAGTAATAAAGCTGAATGGTTAGCAGAGATACTAGGCCAGGAGCTCCGATTAAATCCTCCTGAAATAACTGAAGAAGTTAATATCATTGTAAGTACATGGCCATCAAGCAGATGGCTAGGTGAAAAACTTTCAATAATTAATAATATCAATGCATTAGTTAAATACCCTTTCCCTGGTACATATTTAAAAAGGTTAGTCAAGGGAATTATTGGTATTGATCCTAATGAACAAGATCCATGGGAAAAGAATCATCTTGTTTGGAATATTTTAGAATTATTACCAGAATTAATGAAAAAAGAAGAAGCACAGTTAATTAGATCCTGGATAAACATAAGCGAAAAAGAAAATAAGCATATCAATCTGAATTTATGGGATCTAGCAAACAATATTGCAGAGATATTTGATGATTACATACTTTATAGGCCTGAAATTATCAAGCAATGGTTAAGCAAGAAAGCAAAGATAAATTGTAGAGAAATTAGTGTTAATAAAAATATCTTATGGCAAGAAGTATTATTTAATTTATTATATAAAAAGATAAATAAAGATCCTTTCTGCATTCAAGTCGAAAAAGCTATTAAATGTTTAAAGAAAGATGATATTTCTAAACTGGATTATCCAAAAAATCTATACATCTATGGACTTAGCACTCTTGCACCATTACAAATAGATTTAATTCAAGCATTATCAAAAGTAATAAATATAAAAATTTATTTAATTTCCCCTTGCAATGATCTTTGGCAAAGATGTGAAGCAAGAAGACTGAAATTTAGAAACACGTGGAATACTCCTCCTGACAGACAATGGTTACTAGAATCTCCAAGACTTGAAGCCTTCCTTGGACGGATGGGGGCCGAATTTCAACAGTTGCTAGAGGGGAGTGGTGAATATCAATTAGGAGATAGAAATGAGGAAGATATTTTTTCTCTTACAGCAAATATCGCCACCAACAAAGGGGCCAAACCAAATTTATTAGAACAACTACAACAAGAATTGTTATCCACAAAAAGTGAAAGTATTTTAACCAAAGAAAAATCTGATAAATCACTACTTTTCCTTAAGGCACCAGGAAAGTATCGGCAAGTAGAATTGATACGAGACCATATATTGCAGCTCTTCGCCAATGACAAGGAACTTAAACCTAGAGACATTTTAATAATGACACCACAGGTTGATAGCTATGCGTCAATATTTACCTCAGTCTTTAACAATATAGATAAAAATACTACTCAGCTACCCTGGGTAATTACAGATAGAAGTCAAGAAGACAAAGTAGGTTTAATACATTTTGTGTTAAATCTGTTAGAGATTTCTGCATCTCGTCTAACCGCATCAACTTTTGAAAATTTATTAACTAATCCAGCATTACAAACGCAACAGAATATAAGTATTGACGAGGTGAATGACATAACCAAAAGCCTTCAATCCGCTGGCTTTACTTGGGGACTTGATTCTTCAGAAAGATTTGGGGAAGAAGCTCATAGCCTATGTTGGTGTTTAGAGAGATTTCTCCTTGGTCTTGTATTACCAGATGATCCATTTAATGGGATAAGAAATATCTCCCCTTATTCAGAGAATATTTCAAGTACAGAGTTTATAAAAGCCTGGGGTATACTTTCAAAAATTTGCAATTATATCGATGCGATTCGCTGTAAACGTTCATGTAAAGAATGGATAAAACTTATAACATCACTCATAAAGGATTTATTTGGGGATGGTGGGGAATGGGCATGGGAAGAGAAACAACTACTAACTATTGTTAATTATTGGGGTCTCATAACAGATAATTGTGAACTAGAAATTGAATGTTTAGTAGTCAAAGACATTATCACCAAAGCATTAAGTGCTTCAAATGGCAAATTTGGTCATAGGACAGGGAAAATCACGATCAGCGCCTTAGAACCAATGAGGGCAATCCCTCATAAAATCATCATCGTTATGGGACTAGAAAGTAGAACTTTTCCAAGAATAGATAATAGAAGAAGTTTTAACCTCCTAGAGAGAAAAAGAGAGCTTGGAGACCCTAACCAATATGACAAAGACCGCTATACATTGTTAGAAGCTTTAATCTCAACTCGTCATAATCTTTTATTTTCTTGGAATTCCAAAGATGAAAAAACAGGAGAAGACCTCGAACCTCCCAGCCCTATTCAACAATGGCTAAATTACTTAAAAATCAAATTAGGAGCTAATACTTATCAAGACATTCTCATTGAGCCACCAGCAAATCCTCTTGATCATTTGAACTTTATAAAAACCGAAAATTCACAAATCATGAGTTGTGATAGGAAGAATCTAGAAACTAGAGAATGGCTTGAAAAAGCAATACCGACTAAAAATATCTCACTAGCATTACCGATAAAGTGGAAAGAACTAAACGTAAGCGTATTAAAATCTTATTCCTTCGAGAAAACCAAAGAATGGTTGCTTAATCCACAAATAACATGGCTAAAAGAGAATGAAATCCAATCAAAAGAATTTGTCAATCTTATGGAAGACAATGATTTACTAGAGCTTACAGAATTAGAAAGATATAAACTTCTTAAACATCGACTAGAAAATAGTGATCTCGTAAAAATTAACGGCACAAAAAATAATTCAAACTACTGGAAAAAAACCTATTCAGGAAAAGGTGTTTTCCCTCCAAAAAGCTCTGGTTTAATAGAGGAGGAACTTCTTGAGGAGCGATGGAATAATTTAATATCCGCAATATGCGCAAACGGAGAAATCACGAAAAAGAGTATTGAGATGCAAGAGTTAGAGGGTGAATTTTACTTTGGAGGGAAGAATTTAATACAGATTGAAATTGGAAGTTTAAAATACAAAACTCTTATGAATGGATGGCTAAATCATTTATATTTATCTGCTAATAGTTCATTTAATTGTAAAACACTGATTATTTCTAGAAAAAAATGCTATGGCAAAAAAATTGATTTCGAAGTAAGCAAGGAGATTTTACCAATCAATACAAAAGAAGCGACTGAAACTCTAAGACAAATACATCAATTAGCAGCCTCAGGAAGAAATACTTGTTGGCCCATACCACCAGAAAGTGGGATGGCTTATGCCATTGCTACAAAAGATAAGAATAAGAATGAGCAAGATTTATTTCAAAAGAGATGGGAAGGTGATTTATATATGCAAGGAGAACGCGAAACTCTAACAATGGAACTTTGCTTTGGCAAAAAATGCAAAGCCTCTACTTTTTTAGACAATGAATCATTTCATAATATATTAATGAGTCTTTATGAACCACTCCTAAAAAGAACCAACTAA
- a CDS encoding lysophospholipid acyltransferase family protein — MPLLHREKKICLGIDPFWSRLAMLATQDFALNNFFRRRIVIGGENLPLSGSVVLAPTHRSRWDALMLTMAAGRRITNRDCRYMVTRSEMKGLQGWFLNRLGCFPIDQGRPSLITLRYAVDLLISSQQLVVFPEGKINRFSEPVKLKKGLIRLAQLASNKGLEIKIVPVGLAYSDVIPKFYGSASICFSKPIIISRDFKQSTNEFNIELSKSMRSAEQSALLAVGRR; from the coding sequence TTGCCCCTTCTTCATAGAGAAAAAAAAATATGCCTTGGGATTGATCCTTTCTGGAGTCGATTAGCGATGCTTGCTACGCAAGATTTTGCGTTGAACAATTTTTTTCGAAGAAGAATAGTTATTGGGGGAGAGAATTTACCTTTAAGTGGTTCTGTTGTACTTGCTCCCACTCATAGATCTAGGTGGGATGCTTTGATGTTGACTATGGCAGCTGGGAGAAGGATTACAAATAGAGATTGTAGATATATGGTCACTCGATCAGAAATGAAAGGGTTACAAGGTTGGTTCTTAAATAGGTTGGGTTGTTTCCCAATTGATCAAGGAAGACCTTCTTTAATTACTCTTAGATATGCAGTGGATTTGTTGATTTCAAGTCAGCAATTAGTTGTATTTCCAGAAGGAAAGATAAATCGATTTAGCGAGCCTGTAAAACTGAAAAAAGGCTTGATCCGCCTAGCTCAACTTGCCTCTAACAAAGGCTTGGAAATTAAAATCGTTCCAGTAGGCTTGGCCTACAGTGATGTTATTCCGAAGTTTTATGGATCGGCATCCATTTGTTTCTCTAAACCAATAATTATTTCGAGGGATTTTAAGCAATCAACAAATGAATTTAATATTGAACTTTCTAAAAGTATGAGAAGTGCTGAACAATCGGCTTTGTTAGCTGTGGGTAGAAGATAA